The Bernardetia litoralis DSM 6794 genome includes a window with the following:
- a CDS encoding PKD domain-containing protein produces MKKNLFLFYFLSILSLLVFMPLDVFGQKIATDNQNHSEQTIAKAPKTKTPLTFIENKNQWDNVVKYRASIPSGYLFIRQNSLQYSFYDGNALKHGHEHGHEQDTSKETEEEHEKHKDKIKAHSIEVEFENANPSPKIISQELHETKFNYFLGNDKNKWAENARGFAELTYQELYPNINLHLYLQEDQLKYDFIVDANADASKIAMNYKYADKVTLESGHLHIQTSVNKIIEQAPYSYQIINGQKIEVPSKFVLKQRKGKDKTPQVTFDFPEGYDKNYELIIDPILIFSTFSGSLEDNWGNTATYDENGNLYSGGTVFGGAFPVTTGAFDVTFDGLVDVAILKYNATGTGVFYATFLGGNSSDIPSSMIVNSRNELIILGVTGSSNFPTVSAYDDSFNGGSTTAVLGGYEFDNGSDLFISKLNSTGSNLIASTFLGGGGNDGLNTQQLGGGTGTINNELLKNYGDEVRNEVILDASDNIYIASSTNSNNFPMVSAHRTTFQGRQEGVVAKLNPTLNSLLWSTYIGGNNLDAAFGIQISSAGDIYVVGGTMSDDLITHGGTMQSNYRGEIDGFIVRYASNFAWQGASYLGTNAYDQAYYVDVDLGDNVFVFGQTKGSQPVTNGVYFNDRGGLFIRKISPNLNTILMATTIGGRQFQPGITPTAFMVNDCGNIYLAGWGSTNIYAGYPNHPTYLTGINVAGMPITSNAIQSFTDIGGNDFYTMILSEDATDLVYGSFFGGTNYQREHVDGGTSRFDKKTGTIYQAVCACTGSNFTTTPGAFSNTNNSANCNNAAFKIELGVLKADFVSANSLRGCVPFTVNFLNQSVEGVTYEWDFGGLGTSTQNNPSFTFTEGGTYRVKLIATNPFLCVKTDSAFLTITVSPADFEISADTTICKGQSVQLEASGGTSYSWTPSTGLSNPNIANPVAIPTETTTYTLTTQNAAGCQKELTTTITVLDELIPSFTFNISDPCSENPIITFINTSQNATSYLWDFGNGQTSTAINPPAQNYTTGTYTIKLVAENDICNDKDSITQQIVIDPDVFTFNGDTTICFGQSVQFNVTGGTSYEWTPTTGLSDATIGNPIASPAQTTTYTVKVIGRNGCEEERQITMVVGEEIIPDFEIVQSNLCEEFPTVSIVNNTVGATSYLWDFGNGQTSTSQNPTNLLYDSAGNYRIKLIVGNIACSDSITKEFDYSTNNFFVSPDKSICLGQSLPLESGEGINFSWTPITGLSDPTISNPIASPTETTTYTVSITTQNGCVKEEEVTITVLPELTPDFDVNILDRCDKLPIVEIINNSVGATSFFWDFGDGRTSTVRNPAPFQYDSEGVYTITLRIENSLCQDSTSNNANSVIDDNNIFLSTIRMPKSPTICRGQSTELNVIGGDNFEWTPTTGLSDPTIRNPIASPDQTTIYNVRISNMDGGCFTDSTVTVTVVDKLVLDFEVTHSPECGAPATILFNSKNTGNGNWIWEMGNGDSINVSNPTEYTYTEAGTYTIKLKASNGVCDEEQTATVTVDNVLPPNVITPNGDGLNETFVLDKANIGWKLKIYNRWGTEVFSADDYNNDWGNKAEPAMYYYYLTSPDGDTCRGWIHVLQ; encoded by the coding sequence ATGAAAAAAAATCTATTCCTTTTTTATTTTTTGTCTATTCTTTCTCTTTTGGTTTTTATGCCTTTAGATGTTTTTGGACAAAAAATAGCCACAGATAATCAGAATCATTCTGAACAAACCATTGCAAAAGCCCCAAAGACAAAAACGCCCCTTACTTTTATAGAAAATAAAAATCAATGGGATAATGTAGTAAAATATAGAGCATCTATTCCGTCAGGATATTTATTTATTCGTCAAAATTCATTGCAATATTCTTTTTATGATGGAAATGCTTTGAAGCACGGACACGAACACGGACATGAACAAGATACAAGTAAAGAAACAGAAGAAGAACACGAAAAACACAAAGACAAAATAAAGGCACATTCTATTGAAGTAGAATTTGAAAATGCGAATCCTTCTCCAAAGATTATTTCACAAGAGCTTCATGAAACAAAATTTAATTATTTCTTAGGGAATGATAAAAATAAATGGGCAGAAAATGCAAGAGGTTTTGCAGAACTTACCTATCAAGAATTATATCCAAATATAAATCTTCATTTGTATTTGCAAGAAGACCAATTAAAGTATGATTTTATTGTTGATGCTAATGCTGATGCTTCCAAAATTGCAATGAATTATAAATATGCTGATAAAGTAACTTTAGAAAGTGGGCATTTGCATATCCAAACATCGGTAAACAAAATCATCGAACAAGCTCCTTATTCATATCAAATAATCAATGGACAAAAAATAGAAGTACCTTCAAAATTTGTCTTAAAACAACGAAAAGGAAAAGATAAAACACCACAAGTTACCTTTGATTTTCCTGAAGGTTATGATAAAAATTATGAATTAATAATTGACCCTATTCTTATTTTTTCTACATTTTCGGGTTCTTTAGAAGATAACTGGGGAAATACAGCTACTTATGATGAAAATGGAAATTTGTATTCTGGAGGAACTGTTTTTGGAGGAGCTTTTCCTGTTACGACAGGTGCATTTGATGTTACTTTTGATGGCTTGGTAGATGTTGCCATTTTAAAATATAATGCAACTGGAACAGGAGTTTTTTATGCTACTTTTTTGGGAGGAAACTCTTCTGATATTCCTTCTAGTATGATTGTAAATAGTAGAAATGAATTAATTATTTTGGGAGTTACAGGTTCTTCAAATTTTCCCACTGTATCAGCTTATGATGATTCTTTTAATGGTGGAAGTACCACTGCCGTTTTGGGTGGTTATGAGTTTGATAATGGTTCTGACCTTTTTATATCCAAACTAAACTCTACTGGAAGTAATTTAATAGCAAGTACATTTTTGGGTGGAGGTGGAAATGATGGCTTAAATACACAACAACTGGGTGGAGGTACTGGCACAATCAATAATGAACTTCTCAAAAATTATGGTGATGAAGTTCGTAATGAAGTTATTCTTGATGCAAGTGACAATATTTATATTGCAAGTAGCACAAACTCAAATAACTTTCCTATGGTTTCGGCTCATCGTACTACTTTTCAAGGAAGACAAGAAGGAGTTGTTGCCAAGTTGAATCCTACTCTTAATTCTTTACTTTGGAGTACGTATATAGGTGGAAATAATTTAGATGCTGCTTTTGGTATTCAAATTTCTTCTGCTGGTGATATTTATGTAGTTGGAGGAACAATGAGTGATGATTTGATTACTCATGGTGGCACAATGCAGTCTAATTATAGAGGAGAAATTGATGGGTTTATTGTTCGTTATGCTTCTAATTTTGCGTGGCAGGGAGCGAGTTATTTGGGTACAAATGCTTATGACCAAGCCTATTATGTAGATGTAGATTTGGGTGATAATGTATTCGTTTTTGGACAAACAAAAGGCTCTCAACCTGTAACAAATGGAGTTTATTTTAATGATAGAGGTGGCTTATTTATTCGCAAAATTTCACCAAACCTAAATACTATTCTTATGGCAACTACCATAGGAGGACGACAGTTTCAACCTGGTATCACGCCAACAGCATTTATGGTAAATGATTGTGGCAATATTTATTTAGCAGGATGGGGTAGTACTAATATTTATGCTGGTTATCCCAATCATCCTACCTATCTTACAGGCATAAATGTAGCTGGAATGCCTATTACATCAAATGCCATTCAATCTTTTACTGATATTGGAGGAAATGATTTTTATACAATGATATTAAGCGAAGATGCTACTGATTTGGTTTATGGTAGTTTTTTTGGTGGTACAAATTACCAAAGAGAACATGTAGATGGTGGAACAAGTCGTTTTGATAAAAAAACAGGAACAATTTATCAAGCTGTTTGTGCCTGTACTGGAAGTAATTTTACTACCACACCAGGGGCTTTTTCAAATACAAATAATTCTGCAAACTGTAATAATGCTGCTTTTAAAATTGAATTAGGAGTTTTGAAAGCTGATTTTGTTTCAGCAAATAGTCTTCGTGGTTGTGTGCCTTTTACTGTTAATTTTTTAAATCAAAGTGTAGAAGGTGTTACTTATGAATGGGATTTTGGAGGCTTAGGAACTTCTACCCAAAACAACCCTTCTTTTACATTTACAGAAGGTGGAACATATAGAGTAAAATTAATTGCTACAAATCCTTTTTTATGTGTAAAAACAGATAGTGCATTTCTAACAATTACAGTTTCGCCTGCAGATTTTGAAATCTCAGCTGATACAACAATCTGTAAAGGACAATCTGTACAGCTTGAAGCAAGTGGAGGTACAAGTTATTCTTGGACACCGAGTACAGGATTAAGTAATCCAAATATTGCTAATCCAGTAGCAATACCAACAGAAACAACAACCTATACACTCACAACACAAAATGCAGCAGGTTGTCAAAAAGAACTTACAACTACAATAACTGTTTTGGATGAACTAATTCCTAGTTTTACATTTAATATTAGTGACCCTTGTTCTGAGAATCCAATAATTACTTTTATTAATACTTCTCAAAATGCAACTTCCTATTTGTGGGATTTTGGAAATGGACAAACCTCAACGGCTATCAATCCACCTGCCCAAAACTACACAACAGGAACTTATACTATAAAATTAGTAGCCGAAAATGATATTTGTAATGATAAAGATTCTATTACTCAACAAATTGTAATTGACCCAGATGTATTTACATTTAATGGAGATACAACTATTTGTTTTGGGCAATCTGTACAATTCAATGTAACAGGAGGAACTTCCTACGAGTGGACTCCAACAACAGGATTAAGCGATGCAACTATCGGAAATCCTATTGCTTCACCTGCCCAAACAACTACTTATACTGTAAAAGTAATAGGTAGAAATGGCTGTGAAGAAGAACGCCAAATCACAATGGTAGTAGGAGAAGAAATTATTCCAGATTTTGAGATTGTTCAATCAAATCTTTGTGAAGAATTTCCGACAGTCAGTATTGTAAATAATACAGTGGGTGCAACTTCCTATTTGTGGGACTTTGGAAACGGACAAACCTCAACTTCTCAAAACCCAACTAATCTTCTTTATGATTCAGCAGGAAATTATAGAATAAAATTAATAGTTGGAAATATTGCTTGTTCGGATTCTATTACAAAAGAATTTGATTATTCTACTAATAATTTCTTTGTTTCACCTGATAAATCTATTTGTTTAGGGCAATCTTTACCACTAGAATCAGGCGAAGGTATTAATTTTAGCTGGACTCCAATAACAGGATTGAGCGACCCTACTATTTCAAATCCGATTGCCTCACCAACAGAAACCACAACTTATACAGTCAGTATCACAACTCAAAATGGTTGTGTAAAAGAAGAGGAAGTAACAATTACAGTTTTGCCCGAACTCACACCTGATTTTGACGTAAATATTTTAGATAGATGTGATAAATTACCTATTGTAGAAATTATCAATAATTCAGTAGGTGCAACTTCTTTCTTTTGGGATTTTGGAGATGGCAGAACCTCAACAGTTCGCAATCCTGCACCTTTTCAATATGATAGTGAAGGAGTTTATACAATTACATTGCGTATAGAAAATTCATTATGTCAAGATTCTACTTCAAATAACGCAAATTCTGTTATTGATGATAATAATATCTTTTTATCAACAATCAGAATGCCTAAAAGTCCGACAATTTGTAGAGGGCAAAGCACAGAATTAAATGTAATAGGTGGAGATAATTTTGAATGGACACCAACAACAGGACTAAGCGACCCAACTATTAGAAATCCGATTGCATCACCAGACCAAACAACTATTTATAATGTCAGAATTTCAAATATGGATGGTGGGTGTTTTACGGATAGCACAGTTACGGTTACAGTTGTGGATAAATTAGTTCTTGATTTTGAGGTTACTCACTCTCCTGAGTGTGGCGCACCAGCAACAATTTTATTTAATAGTAAAAATACAGGAAATGGAAATTGGATTTGGGAAATGGGAAATGGGGATTCAATCAATGTTTCTAATCCAACAGAATATACCTATACAGAAGCAGGAACTTACACTATAAAATTGAAGGCTTCAAATGGAGTTTGTGATGAAGAACAAACTGCCACAGTTACGGTAGATAATGTTTTGCCTCCAAACGTAATTACACCAAATGGCGATGGACTCAATGAAACTTTTGTTTTGGATAAAGCAAATATAGGTTGGAAGCTCAAAATTTATAACCGTTGGGGAACAGAAGTATTTTCTGCCGATGATTATAATAATGATTGGGGAAATAAAGCCGAGCCAGCAATGTATTATTATTATTTGACTTCGCCTGATGGAGATACATGTAGAGGCTGGATTCACGTTTTACAATAA
- a CDS encoding head GIN domain-containing protein gives MKNHIKIYLLSFFVLLVFSTSCSLIDDVCKDGQGEVITQERTISEFTALESRGSFTVNIFQDTSIKTQTITISAQENIIDLIKTTVSGQSLIIDNNECYNTDEEVTITIRTPALSQISLTGSGDIFLQDIIRTSNIEFIVDGSGTIFSNSIIKATACTANLKGSGNMELVFDTTNVVNASIDGSGNITLIGKATENNLNISGSGQINAFELPVLTSTAEIIGSGIIELTATESDSTINTSTATVDAQVSGSGTVRVKGNAGIRWNVSGSGKIERIE, from the coding sequence ATGAAAAATCATATCAAAATTTATCTATTATCTTTCTTTGTTTTGCTTGTTTTTTCTACTTCGTGTAGCTTAATAGATGATGTTTGCAAAGATGGACAAGGAGAAGTAATTACTCAAGAAAGAACAATATCAGAATTTACAGCACTAGAATCAAGAGGAAGTTTTACAGTCAATATTTTTCAAGATACTAGTATCAAAACACAAACAATAACTATTTCTGCACAAGAAAATATCATTGACCTCATCAAAACAACTGTTTCAGGGCAAAGTCTTATCATTGATAATAATGAATGCTATAATACCGATGAAGAAGTAACAATTACTATCCGAACGCCTGCACTTTCTCAAATTAGCTTGACTGGCTCTGGAGATATTTTTTTACAAGATATTATTCGTACAAGTAATATTGAATTTATTGTAGATGGTTCAGGAACTATCTTTAGCAACTCAATTATTAAAGCCACTGCTTGTACAGCTAATCTAAAAGGTTCTGGAAATATGGAATTAGTATTTGATACAACAAACGTAGTAAATGCTTCAATTGATGGTTCTGGGAATATTACTTTAATAGGAAAAGCAACCGAAAATAATCTTAATATTAGTGGCTCTGGACAGATAAATGCTTTTGAGTTGCCTGTCTTAACAAGTACAGCCGAAATAATTGGCTCTGGGATTATTGAATTAACAGCCACAGAATCAGATTCTACCATCAATACATCAACGGCAACAGTAGATGCTCAAGTTAGTGGAAGTGGAACGGTGCGTGTAAAAGGAAATGCTGGAATTAGATGGAATGTATCAGGCTCTGGAAAAATTGAACGAATAGAATAA
- a CDS encoding carboxypeptidase-like regulatory domain-containing protein, translating into MKVNLPEPCHEDWNKMDAQEKGRFCGSCQKLVIDFTQMSDTEIINYFKEYKGQNTCGHFKKDQIDRKLKKQETPHRKLFLKELAAACFAFFLASTDAKAQGGAILINQQHQNSETENQGKKIVINGKIVNGKESLSNAIISIKGTEQKTVSLEDGLFSIYIPNEIAKNQEFVTLVVKFEGFETKEIEITTSPTNQFVEVDFKEKTRTYSKEQVGQERTITGVISSIDGSLLGATVQIKGTNQGTTTDMEGNYSLVVPYGSTLVVRFIGYEAQEVEIEEKTVIDVKLENRYLEGMFIVGGISSKPYRWYTPRNLWYKVKNIFR; encoded by the coding sequence ATGAAAGTAAACTTACCAGAACCCTGTCATGAAGATTGGAATAAAATGGATGCACAAGAAAAAGGTCGTTTTTGTGGTTCGTGTCAAAAATTAGTCATTGATTTTACTCAAATGTCTGATACTGAGATAATAAATTATTTCAAAGAATATAAAGGTCAAAATACTTGTGGACATTTCAAAAAAGACCAAATTGACAGGAAATTAAAGAAACAAGAAACGCCACATAGAAAACTATTTTTGAAGGAATTGGCAGCAGCATGTTTTGCTTTCTTTTTGGCTTCTACTGATGCAAAGGCACAGGGAGGAGCTATTCTTATCAATCAACAACATCAAAATTCAGAAACTGAAAATCAAGGAAAAAAAATTGTCATCAATGGAAAAATAGTAAATGGCAAAGAATCTTTATCAAATGCCATCATTTCTATAAAAGGAACAGAACAGAAAACAGTTTCTTTGGAAGATGGACTTTTTTCGATTTATATTCCAAATGAAATAGCCAAAAATCAAGAATTTGTAACTTTAGTAGTAAAATTTGAAGGTTTTGAAACTAAGGAAATCGAAATAACTACTTCGCCTACTAATCAGTTTGTTGAAGTGGATTTTAAAGAAAAAACAAGAACCTATTCTAAAGAACAAGTCGGGCAAGAAAGAACAATTACAGGAGTAATTTCATCTATTGATGGCTCATTACTAGGGGCAACTGTTCAGATAAAAGGAACAAATCAAGGAACTACAACAGATATGGAAGGAAACTATTCTTTAGTTGTGCCTTATGGAAGTACTTTAGTTGTTAGATTTATTGGATATGAAGCGCAAGAAGTAGAAATAGAAGAAAAGACAGTTATTGATGTAAAGCTAGAAAACAGGTATTTAGAAGGAATGTTTATAGTTGGAGGAATATCTAGCAAACCTTACAGATGGTACACTCCAAGAAATTTATGGTACAAAGTCAAAAATATTTTTAGATAA
- a CDS encoding YcxB family protein, whose translation MKIEYTLTEEDFLEYQLYITSQSKSIQKKRLIAKFTVPLMYIFIGIFFYFYNNNQNAILICIFLAALWLLIYPLYSKYRYKRFYLNHIKKKYTDKLDHVDALKLGNNNYFYVKEQGKEGKVKTTDADKLIELKDHFFLQMKKGGAIIIPKTYVLNGEAFKQQIANLNIAYLNDTDWKWN comes from the coding sequence ATGAAAATAGAATATACACTCACAGAAGAAGATTTTTTAGAATATCAACTCTATATCACTTCTCAATCCAAATCTATCCAAAAAAAGCGATTAATTGCAAAATTTACTGTTCCTCTGATGTATATTTTTATAGGCATCTTTTTTTATTTTTATAATAACAATCAAAATGCAATTTTGATTTGTATTTTTTTAGCTGCTTTGTGGCTTTTGATTTATCCTCTATATTCAAAATATCGATACAAAAGATTTTACCTTAATCATATCAAAAAAAAATATACTGATAAATTAGACCACGTTGATGCACTAAAACTAGGAAATAATAACTACTTTTATGTTAAGGAACAAGGAAAAGAGGGGAAAGTAAAAACAACTGATGCAGATAAATTAATAGAACTCAAAGATCATTTTTTTCTTCAAATGAAAAAAGGAGGAGCTATTATTATTCCTAAAACGTATGTTTTGAATGGAGAGGCATTCAAACAACAAATTGCAAATTTGAATATTGCATATCTGAATGATACAGATTGGAAATGGAATTAG
- a CDS encoding 7TM diverse intracellular signaling domain-containing protein, with protein MPKGFLSYFLFTLLTFFSVRNVCGQQDTTNSFLDSLSTEVFSTSKLEQKLKELERKSQLSESDSIQKLSILDSLIDFYKDKNTKEYNYFLSEKRHLDFKYILPLKLSVKENEYTNVSRNLGVWKDTTDGKITIQDIVNNPKIAFSTNTITYKNMEVGAYYWLRLKLVGNSLRDELIALQIGSVFETWSEITFYQPVEDEAFRVEYSGTDLDPEKKPVKQWRNYFNVDVPTQSEMIVYIRVHSNEQRFHPKAIIASVGDAASVSQNSEEFTYAQGIFQGVLWVMAFYNLLLFFIIRDKLYLYYVLMIIGIQLNVFYYYRYIYFLFPTAQLLIRSCVVISHLFMIGGGLLFMRSFLNVKELLPKWNKIINIINYILVSAVLIYLVHNLLSSTPTWESQLQLSKYALVVILAIALITTILSFTIGFLVLRKGYSAARYYLIATSGLLIGGFFYALSYLLNLKGIKVDSDLFTYLFQGGVVIQLVFYALGIGYQVNRLEREKSDVLAENLELQKETTSLLERKVKQRTVEIEQQKEEIEAINSSLMEQKNLMEKRNQDVTSSINYARRIQDAVLPDLRSLKRSIPNCFVLYTPRDIVSGDFYWFTQKGTEIILAAADCTGHGVPGAFMSILGDSYLNQIVNLQGVTKADSILSRLHGQIRRALRQSSTENKDGMDISICVINLEHNHVTFAGAKRPLLYIQNDTIFEVKGDKYSVGGFQTKAENSYTSHQIDFNIPTAFYIFSDGYVDQFGGIQNRKFMIKNFKNLLLEIHKEPMIKQRQILDQKFEDWKGNNKQIDDVIVVGFQVEPQK; from the coding sequence ATGCCGAAAGGCTTTTTATCTTACTTCTTATTTACTTTATTGACATTTTTCAGTGTCAGAAATGTATGTGGACAACAAGATACTACCAATTCTTTCCTAGATTCTCTATCAACAGAGGTTTTTTCTACTTCTAAATTAGAACAAAAACTGAAAGAACTAGAACGTAAATCACAACTTTCTGAATCAGATTCAATACAAAAACTTTCTATCTTAGATTCATTAATTGATTTTTACAAAGATAAAAACACCAAAGAATATAATTACTTCTTATCCGAAAAAAGGCATTTAGATTTTAAATATATTCTACCTCTAAAACTTTCTGTAAAAGAAAATGAATATACTAATGTTAGCAGAAACTTGGGTGTTTGGAAAGATACTACTGATGGGAAAATAACTATTCAAGATATTGTAAATAATCCTAAAATTGCTTTTTCTACCAATACTATTACTTACAAAAATATGGAGGTGGGAGCGTATTATTGGTTACGTTTAAAATTGGTTGGAAATAGTCTAAGAGATGAATTAATTGCATTACAGATAGGTTCAGTTTTCGAAACTTGGTCAGAAATTACATTCTATCAGCCTGTTGAAGATGAAGCATTTCGTGTAGAATATTCGGGAACAGACCTAGACCCAGAAAAGAAACCTGTCAAGCAATGGCGCAATTATTTCAATGTAGATGTACCTACTCAATCTGAAATGATTGTCTATATTCGTGTACACTCAAATGAACAACGTTTTCATCCAAAAGCCATAATTGCTTCCGTAGGAGATGCTGCAAGTGTAAGCCAAAATTCTGAAGAATTTACTTATGCACAAGGAATTTTTCAAGGAGTTTTGTGGGTAATGGCATTTTATAATCTTCTTTTATTTTTTATTATTAGAGATAAGTTGTATCTGTATTATGTTTTGATGATTATAGGAATACAACTCAACGTATTTTATTATTATAGATATATTTATTTTTTATTTCCCACAGCTCAACTTCTTATTCGTTCTTGTGTAGTAATATCGCACCTTTTTATGATAGGTGGTGGGCTTTTATTTATGAGAAGTTTTTTGAATGTAAAAGAGCTATTGCCTAAATGGAATAAAATAATTAATATTATAAATTATATTTTAGTTAGTGCTGTCCTGATTTATCTAGTACATAATTTACTTTCATCTACTCCTACTTGGGAAAGTCAATTACAACTAAGTAAATATGCTTTAGTTGTTATTCTTGCTATTGCACTGATAACGACTATTTTATCCTTTACAATCGGATTTCTTGTGCTAAGGAAAGGTTATTCAGCTGCTCGTTATTATCTGATTGCAACTAGTGGTTTACTTATTGGAGGCTTTTTTTATGCTCTATCTTATCTATTAAACTTAAAAGGAATAAAAGTAGATTCTGATTTATTCACTTATTTATTTCAAGGTGGTGTAGTTATCCAACTTGTTTTTTATGCGTTGGGTATTGGTTATCAAGTCAATCGTTTGGAACGAGAAAAATCTGATGTTCTTGCCGAAAATTTAGAATTACAAAAAGAAACAACTTCTCTTTTAGAGAGAAAAGTAAAACAAAGAACCGTAGAAATAGAACAGCAAAAAGAAGAGATAGAAGCCATCAATTCTTCATTAATGGAACAAAAAAATTTAATGGAAAAACGAAATCAAGATGTTACTTCCAGTATAAATTATGCAAGACGAATTCAAGATGCTGTTTTGCCTGATTTGCGTTCTCTCAAACGAAGTATTCCAAATTGTTTTGTGCTTTACACACCTAGAGATATTGTCAGTGGTGATTTTTATTGGTTTACTCAAAAAGGGACTGAAATTATTTTAGCTGCTGCTGATTGTACAGGACACGGAGTTCCGGGGGCATTTATGTCTATTTTGGGAGATTCTTATCTCAATCAAATTGTCAATTTGCAAGGAGTAACAAAGGCTGATTCTATTCTGAGCCGTCTGCATGGACAGATTCGAAGAGCCTTACGCCAATCTAGCACAGAAAATAAAGATGGAATGGATATTTCTATTTGTGTAATCAATTTAGAACACAACCACGTTACTTTTGCAGGTGCAAAACGTCCTCTTCTCTATATTCAAAATGATACTATTTTTGAAGTAAAAGGCGATAAATATTCAGTAGGAGGTTTTCAGACCAAAGCAGAAAATTCTTATACTTCACATCAAATAGACTTTAATATACCAACAGCCTTTTATATTTTCTCTGATGGATATGTCGATCAATTTGGAGGAATTCAAAACAGAAAGTTTATGATAAAGAACTTCAAAAATCTGCTCTTAGAAATTCATAAAGAACCGATGATAAAACAAAGACAAATCCTTGACCAAAAATTTGAAGATTGGAAAGGAAACAACAAACAAATTGATGATGTAATCGTGGTAGGATTTCAAGTCGAACCACAGAAGTAA
- a CDS encoding Lauroyl/myristoyl acyltransferase has translation MNPLSSSQNQSILFEELEKLKNSFSFENKEIEKEFYKKNSYLFATTSASLFRLLPQIPYSKHKSIFEKLFFNLQLLNLEEKYVENFAENFEIIDTENSLNKAQQGQPFLFCCFHTGAYSIIPALLANNYLDFGFLSNKTLTEKKGTHFLEVHRNYCKKHNIKSTIQLINVEENKGIWKAIRMLKEGKSLIVYADGNTGSNYSKKESQNTVRVNFLGENLQVRQGIAFLSYMCNIPIVSIISSRDFSKEKPNLKRKYTLLPAIYPPNFTDSKPKKDKISKEEFAEQTMQKLYFFLEKEITKEDKISEWEGWIFVNKFFEQLQKPISRANIKNSIKINTSLIDTKKAPYIFNEERFALIESAKNTLFDKFTYRFFPASDLLYEIITYFSVPKKLYLFDETQTDNEQLEKNSNSSIFIHSNSKLQLSKTIISVSILEKLIEKKILIQYK, from the coding sequence ATGAATCCTTTATCTTCTTCTCAAAATCAATCTATTCTTTTTGAAGAATTAGAAAAACTAAAAAACTCTTTTAGTTTTGAGAATAAAGAAATTGAAAAAGAATTTTATAAAAAAAACAGCTATTTATTTGCTACTACTTCAGCTAGTTTGTTTCGGCTTTTACCTCAAATTCCGTATTCAAAACACAAATCTATTTTTGAAAAACTCTTTTTTAATCTTCAATTATTGAATCTTGAAGAGAAATATGTAGAAAACTTTGCAGAAAATTTTGAAATAATTGATACAGAAAATAGCTTAAACAAAGCTCAACAAGGACAGCCTTTTCTTTTTTGTTGTTTTCACACAGGCGCATATTCAATTATTCCTGCTTTATTGGCTAATAATTATTTGGATTTTGGATTTTTATCCAACAAAACTCTGACAGAAAAGAAAGGAACGCATTTTTTGGAAGTACATCGTAACTATTGTAAAAAACACAACATAAAATCGACGATACAACTCATCAATGTAGAGGAAAACAAAGGAATTTGGAAAGCCATCCGAATGCTAAAAGAAGGAAAATCATTGATTGTGTATGCCGATGGAAATACTGGCTCAAATTATTCTAAAAAAGAAAGTCAGAATACAGTAAGAGTAAATTTTTTAGGTGAAAATTTACAAGTCAGACAAGGAATTGCATTTTTATCTTATATGTGCAATATTCCAATTGTTTCAATTATATCAAGTAGAGATTTTTCAAAAGAAAAGCCAAATTTAAAACGAAAATATACCCTTTTACCAGCTATTTACCCTCCTAATTTTACAGATAGCAAACCTAAAAAAGATAAAATTTCAAAAGAAGAATTTGCAGAACAAACAATGCAAAAGCTATATTTTTTTTTAGAAAAAGAAATAACTAAAGAGGACAAAATAAGTGAATGGGAAGGCTGGATTTTTGTAAATAAATTTTTCGAACAGCTTCAAAAACCTATTTCAAGAGCTAATATAAAAAATTCTATTAAAATTAATACTTCCTTAATAGACACAAAAAAAGCACCTTATATTTTCAATGAAGAGCGTTTTGCTCTCATTGAGAGTGCAAAAAACACACTCTTTGATAAATTTACTTACCGTTTTTTTCCAGCATCTGACCTACTTTATGAGATAATTACTTACTTTTCTGTCCCAAAAAAGTTATATTTGTTTGATGAGACACAAACAGATAATGAACAGCTTGAAAAAAATAGTAATTCCTCTATTTTTATTCATTCTAACTCCAAATTACAACTCTCCAAAACAATTATTTCTGTAAGTATATTAGAGAAGTTAATTGAAAAAAAAATTTTAATTCAATACAAATAA